The Scomber japonicus isolate fScoJap1 chromosome 9, fScoJap1.pri, whole genome shotgun sequence genome includes a region encoding these proteins:
- the ube2l3b gene encoding ubiquitin-conjugating enzyme E2 L3b: MAASRRLAKELEEIRRSGMKNFRNIQVEESNLLSWQGLIVPDNPPYDKGAFRIEIIFPTEYPFKPPKITFKTKIYHPNIDEKGQVCLPVISAENWKPATKTDQVIQSLIALVNDPQPEHPLRADLAEEYSKDRKKFLKNAEEFTKKHGEKRPMD, translated from the exons ATGGCGGCGAGCAGGAGGCTGGCCAAG GAACTTGAAGAGATTCGCAGGTCTGGAATGAAAAACTTCAGAAACATTCAAGTTGAGGAATCAAACCTATTGTCATGGCAAGGACTCATTGTTCCT GACAACCCTCCTTATGACAAAGGTGCGTTCAGGATCGAAATCATTTTCCCCACTGAGTACCCATTCAAGCCTCCCAAGATCACATTCAAGACAAAGATCTATCACCCCAACATTGATGAGAAGGGCCAAGTGTGCTTGCCTGTGATCAGTGCAGAGAACTGGAAGCCTGCCACCAAAACTGACCaag taaTTCAGTCCCTCATTGCGCTGGTGAACGACCCCCAGCCGGAGCATCCCCTGAGGGCAGACCTAGCTGAAGAATACTCAAAGGACCGTAAAAAATTCTTGAAGAACGCAGAAGAGTTTACAAAGAAACACGGTGAAAAGCGGCCAATGGACTGA
- the LOC128365326 gene encoding ubiquinol-cytochrome-c reductase complex assembly factor 3, producing MGGLRNIVGSVAMVAIMGVGLGMWMALAPTEEKRQRIIQHLPESNPVRMEESRKRSALLMQALKDAAETDDNIARGFGGSAR from the exons ATGGGCGGCCTGCGGAACATCGTGGGCTCTGTCGCGATGGTCGCAATTATGGGGGTCGGCTTGGGAATGTGGATGGCTCTGGCTCCTACTGAAGAGAAACGGCAACGGATCATTCAG CATCTGCCTGAATCGAACCCGGTGAGAATGGAAGAGTCGAGGAAGAGGAGCGCGCTGTTGATGCAGGCACTCAAGGACGCTGCTGAAACCGACGACAATATTGCAAGAGGATTTGGTGGAAGTGCAAGATAG